The proteins below come from a single Solea solea chromosome 6, fSolSol10.1, whole genome shotgun sequence genomic window:
- the pmepa1 gene encoding protein TMEPAI isoform X2, translating into MQPSSGTHNHDTCVQTQLCAQLEFVQILVIVVVMMVMVVVITCLLNHYRLSARSLLSRHAPTRRRHLPLANEAGLWSSESTATNNGLNEVYNPRPPDRGVHSSPQHTHSQSQPQPPLQSQRFQHTYAASRFQPTYPYLPQSLIDLPPTISLSDGEEPPPYQGPCTLQLRDPEQQMELNRESVRAPPNRTVFDSHPLDPSNCLQASLQAPPPSVHSGISVLEAQEALSRVEGAPPAYSEVIGHYYHAASLNSSHNHRTVSSGQVPPSLLIHGLIRPPPQQQGTVDNRNSRNTKEKSQKPQQV; encoded by the exons CCCAGCTGGAGTTCGTCCAGATCCTGGTGAtcgtggtggtgatgatggtgatggtggtcgTCATCACCTGTCTGCTGAACCACTACCGCCTATCGGCACGCTCTCTCCTCTCCAGACACGCCCCCACACGCAGGCGACACCTACCGCTGGCTAAT GAGGCAGGTCTGTGGTCCTCTGAGAGCACGGCGACCAACAATGGTCTGAACGAG GTTTATAACCCTCGCCCTCCGGATCGAGGTGTTCACTCGTCACCCCAGCATACCCACTCCCAGTCCCAACCCCAGCCTCCCCTCCAGTCTCAGCGCTTCCAGCACACATACGCTGCGAGTCGCTTCCAGCCCACGTACCCCTACCTGCCCCAGAGCCTCATCGACCTTCCGCCCACCATCTCCCTCTCAGACGGGGAAGAGCCCCCACCATACCAGGGCCCCTGCACCCTTCAGCTGCGGGATCCAGAGCAACAGATGGAACTAAACCGTGAGTCAGTCAGAGCACCGCCCAACCGGACTGTGTTTGACTCCCACCCCCTCGACCCATCCAACTGTCTGCAGGCCAG TCTTCAGGCTCCTCCTCCAAGTGTCCATTCGGGCATCAGTGTGTTAGAAGCCCAGGAGGCCTTGTCCCGAGTAGAGGGAGCTCCCCCCGCCTACAGCGAGGTTATCGGGCACTACTACCATGCGGCGTCCCTGAATTCTAGCCACAACCATCGCACCGTCTCCTCTGGACAAGTACCCCCGTCCTTGCTCATACATGGTCTAATCCGACCTCCACCTCAGCAGCAAGGGACTGTGGACAACAGGAATTCAAGGAATACGAAGGAAAAATCACAAAAGCCCCAGCAGGTGTGA
- the pmepa1 gene encoding protein TMEPAI isoform X1, which produces MLNLMGVLNTTAANVSCTCNCKRYTSLQSMEITQLEFVQILVIVVVMMVMVVVITCLLNHYRLSARSLLSRHAPTRRRHLPLANEAGLWSSESTATNNGLNEVYNPRPPDRGVHSSPQHTHSQSQPQPPLQSQRFQHTYAASRFQPTYPYLPQSLIDLPPTISLSDGEEPPPYQGPCTLQLRDPEQQMELNRESVRAPPNRTVFDSHPLDPSNCLQASLQAPPPSVHSGISVLEAQEALSRVEGAPPAYSEVIGHYYHAASLNSSHNHRTVSSGQVPPSLLIHGLIRPPPQQQGTVDNRNSRNTKEKSQKPQQV; this is translated from the exons CCCAGCTGGAGTTCGTCCAGATCCTGGTGAtcgtggtggtgatgatggtgatggtggtcgTCATCACCTGTCTGCTGAACCACTACCGCCTATCGGCACGCTCTCTCCTCTCCAGACACGCCCCCACACGCAGGCGACACCTACCGCTGGCTAAT GAGGCAGGTCTGTGGTCCTCTGAGAGCACGGCGACCAACAATGGTCTGAACGAG GTTTATAACCCTCGCCCTCCGGATCGAGGTGTTCACTCGTCACCCCAGCATACCCACTCCCAGTCCCAACCCCAGCCTCCCCTCCAGTCTCAGCGCTTCCAGCACACATACGCTGCGAGTCGCTTCCAGCCCACGTACCCCTACCTGCCCCAGAGCCTCATCGACCTTCCGCCCACCATCTCCCTCTCAGACGGGGAAGAGCCCCCACCATACCAGGGCCCCTGCACCCTTCAGCTGCGGGATCCAGAGCAACAGATGGAACTAAACCGTGAGTCAGTCAGAGCACCGCCCAACCGGACTGTGTTTGACTCCCACCCCCTCGACCCATCCAACTGTCTGCAGGCCAG TCTTCAGGCTCCTCCTCCAAGTGTCCATTCGGGCATCAGTGTGTTAGAAGCCCAGGAGGCCTTGTCCCGAGTAGAGGGAGCTCCCCCCGCCTACAGCGAGGTTATCGGGCACTACTACCATGCGGCGTCCCTGAATTCTAGCCACAACCATCGCACCGTCTCCTCTGGACAAGTACCCCCGTCCTTGCTCATACATGGTCTAATCCGACCTCCACCTCAGCAGCAAGGGACTGTGGACAACAGGAATTCAAGGAATACGAAGGAAAAATCACAAAAGCCCCAGCAGGTGTGA